One genomic region from Deltaproteobacteria bacterium encodes:
- the topA gene encoding type I DNA topoisomerase, whose translation MAARNLVIVESPAKAKTLEKYLGRDYQVRASVGHVVDLPKSKLGVDVKKNFAPDFTVILNKKKVIDDLKKAAKGKEHIYLASDPDREGEAIAWHIADHVVKNHKSVRRVLFNEITKKAVLEAIAHPQALDRDKFDAQVARRVLDRLVGYKISPILWTKVRRGLSAGRVQSVAVRVVCDREKEVRAFVPVEYWSLTASLEGRLPPSFKAKLVQWKGQKVDNKKFRLENETGVQQIVKALASAPWVIGAVEKKERRRYPTPPFVTSKLQQEAARKLGFQPKRTMQLAQQLYEGVELGSEGSVGLITYMRTDSIRISANALSAVREHINSQYGKNYLPDKPNVFRSKKSAQDAHEAIRPTSVEYTPERVRRFLRRDMFQLYSLIWDRFVASQMVPAVYDQTAFEIPVGEALFRANGQQVKFDGFMKLYIEGRDERAPQANGENNEESEEEADDAQEQEGVLPNLQKGDALKLLAMDPRQHFTQPPPRFTQASLIKELDEKGIGRPSTYAAIISNILDREYVAQNESRQLVPTDLGFLVTDLLVESFPDILNVEFTAGMEDQLDKIEEGKEKWTKTMKRFYTPFERDLKKAAKEMRDVKRQEVPTDIDCEKCGNKMVIKWGRNGEFLACPQYPECKSTKNFKRSDTGEIEIAVEEVVDEACEKCGRPMLLRFGKFGKFLGCSGYPECKNIQPLQKPVDLGIKCPECKEGDIKERKSRWGKMFYGCDKYPACKFASWDKPLPTPCPDCDSPILVEKILKRTGRTHRCYKKECGYSIQVVEQ comes from the coding sequence ATGGCAGCAAGGAATTTAGTCATCGTCGAGTCACCCGCCAAGGCGAAGACCTTGGAAAAATATCTAGGCCGCGATTATCAAGTCAGAGCGTCGGTGGGCCATGTGGTCGATTTGCCCAAGAGCAAGTTGGGCGTCGATGTGAAGAAGAACTTCGCGCCGGATTTCACCGTCATCCTCAATAAGAAAAAAGTCATCGACGATTTGAAGAAGGCGGCCAAGGGCAAAGAGCATATCTATCTGGCCTCCGACCCGGATCGCGAGGGCGAAGCGATCGCCTGGCATATCGCCGATCACGTCGTCAAAAATCATAAGAGCGTGCGCCGCGTGCTGTTCAACGAGATCACTAAAAAAGCGGTGCTTGAAGCGATCGCCCATCCCCAAGCACTGGACCGCGACAAGTTCGATGCCCAGGTGGCGCGCCGGGTGCTCGATCGCTTGGTCGGCTACAAAATCAGTCCGATCCTCTGGACCAAGGTGCGGCGCGGCTTAAGCGCCGGGCGGGTGCAGTCGGTGGCGGTGCGCGTGGTGTGCGACCGGGAAAAAGAGGTGCGCGCCTTCGTGCCGGTGGAGTATTGGTCGCTGACTGCGTCTTTGGAAGGGCGCTTGCCGCCATCCTTTAAAGCCAAGTTGGTGCAGTGGAAAGGTCAGAAGGTCGACAATAAAAAATTTCGCTTGGAAAATGAAACCGGCGTTCAGCAGATCGTCAAGGCGCTGGCAAGCGCGCCGTGGGTGATCGGCGCGGTCGAGAAAAAAGAACGGCGCCGTTATCCGACGCCGCCTTTCGTCACCAGCAAGTTGCAACAAGAGGCGGCGCGCAAATTGGGCTTTCAACCCAAGCGCACCATGCAGTTGGCGCAGCAGCTCTATGAAGGCGTCGAGCTTGGCAGCGAAGGCTCGGTGGGCTTGATCACTTACATGCGTACCGACTCGATTCGCATTTCGGCCAACGCCCTGAGCGCCGTGCGCGAACATATCAACAGCCAGTATGGCAAAAATTATCTGCCGGATAAGCCGAATGTCTTTCGTTCCAAGAAAAGCGCCCAGGACGCCCATGAGGCGATCCGCCCGACTTCGGTCGAGTACACGCCCGAGCGCGTGCGCCGTTTTCTGCGCCGCGACATGTTTCAACTCTATTCGCTGATCTGGGATCGTTTCGTCGCCAGTCAAATGGTGCCGGCGGTGTACGATCAGACCGCTTTCGAGATTCCCGTCGGCGAAGCACTGTTTCGCGCCAACGGCCAGCAGGTCAAGTTCGACGGCTTCATGAAGCTCTACATCGAAGGGCGCGACGAGCGCGCGCCGCAAGCCAACGGCGAAAACAACGAAGAATCTGAGGAAGAGGCCGACGACGCTCAAGAACAAGAAGGCGTGCTACCGAATTTACAAAAGGGCGATGCGTTAAAACTTTTGGCCATGGACCCACGCCAGCATTTCACCCAACCGCCGCCCCGTTTCACCCAGGCTTCGCTGATTAAAGAATTAGACGAGAAGGGCATCGGCCGGCCGTCGACTTATGCGGCGATCATTTCCAACATTCTCGACCGCGAGTATGTGGCGCAGAACGAAAGCCGCCAATTGGTGCCGACGGACTTGGGTTTTTTGGTGACCGATTTATTAGTAGAAAGTTTTCCCGACATTCTCAACGTCGAGTTCACCGCCGGCATGGAAGACCAGCTCGATAAAATCGAAGAAGGCAAAGAGAAGTGGACCAAGACGATGAAGCGCTTCTACACGCCCTTCGAGCGCGATCTCAAGAAGGCCGCCAAGGAGATGCGCGACGTCAAGCGCCAAGAGGTGCCCACCGACATCGACTGTGAAAAGTGCGGCAACAAGATGGTGATAAAGTGGGGGCGCAACGGTGAGTTTCTCGCCTGCCCTCAATATCCCGAGTGCAAAAGCACGAAAAACTTCAAACGCAGCGACACCGGCGAGATCGAAATCGCCGTCGAGGAAGTGGTCGACGAGGCCTGCGAGAAATGCGGCCGGCCGATGCTGTTACGCTTCGGCAAGTTCGGCAAGTTTCTCGGCTGCAGCGGCTATCCCGAATGCAAAAACATTCAGCCGCTGCAAAAGCCGGTGGACCTGGGCATCAAGTGTCCCGAGTGTAAAGAAGGCGACATCAAGGAACGCAAATCGCGCTGGGGCAAAATGTTTTACGGCTGCGATAAATATCCCGCTTGCAAGTTCGCTTCTTGGGACAAGCCGTTGCCGACGCCCTGTCCTGACTGCGACAGTCCGATATTGGTCGAAAAAATTCTCAAGCGAACCGGCCGCACGCACCGTTGTTACAAAAAAGAGTGCGGCTACTCGATCCAAGTCGTTGAGCAATAG